Genomic window (Gelria sp. Kuro-4):
ATCGGCCGCACTGATTTTCACGTTAATATTCTGGCCGGCATTTGCACCAATTTGTAAGTTCAGGCCCGTAGTTGCAAGTGTCCCACCATCCAAAAGAAGCTGCGCATTGAACTGCGTCGTTTTGGCAATCCTATCGATTTCTTCAAGCAGCTTGTCAACTTCTGTCTGAATAGCGTTGCGATCCGCTGTGGTTAGCGTATCATTTGCCGCCTGGACCGCCAGTTCCCGCATGCGCTGCAGGATGCTGTGGGTCTCGGTAAGAGCACCTTCTGCCGTCTGAATCAGAGAGATGCCATCCTGCGCATTCCTAACTGCCTGGTTCAAGCCGCGTACCTGCGCACGAAGCTTTTCGGAGATGGCCAGCCCTGCGGCATCGTCCCCGGCCCGGTTGATCCTGAGACCAGACGAAAGCTTTTCCATCGCCTTGCTAAGGTTGGTCGAGGTCACAGTGAGGTTCCGCCACGCATTGAGAGCCTCAAGGTTCGCATTGATCCGAAGTCCCATTCTTATTCCTCCTCCTTGATTCTTCGGCCCCCGCTTCCATGCGGTGGGCCTTGCCTGCCCCTCACCCCCGGTCGGCCGCCCCGGAGATTTCAGGGTTCCGCTTTTCTTATCGACATCAAAGAGACAGCACTTTAGAGTTAGCTTACTCACTTTCCTTTACCCAAGAGCTCACTTTGTCGATAAATGTAGCAGTAAGGGCAAGTAGAGATAAGTGTAGAAAAACAGAGGAGGCCTTTGATGTCACAGCTCAGCAACTATTACGGGTTGGTACGCGAAGAAATCCTCGCGTGCATACCGTACTGGG
Coding sequences:
- a CDS encoding flagellin, with translation MGLRINANLEALNAWRNLTVTSTNLSKAMEKLSSGLRINRAGDDAAGLAISEKLRAQVRGLNQAVRNAQDGISLIQTAEGALTETHSILQRMRELAVQAANDTLTTADRNAIQTEVDKLLEEIDRIAKTTQFNAQLLLDGGTLATTGLNLQIGANAGQNINVKISAADTAAMTISGISVADAAAASAAIASLDSAINYVSIQRANLGAVQNRLEHTIANLSVASENLTASESRIRDADMAQEMMNFTKTQILQQAGVAMLAQANMAPQAVLQLLR